Proteins from a genomic interval of Ralstonia wenshanensis:
- a CDS encoding ATP-dependent DNA helicase, translating to MTSLSPLAEPSADSDADTSDASAPAASVPADAHHAELATLFADEGTLAKGIDGYRPRSAQLTMAQAVANAIEAADSIIVEAGTGTGKTYAYLVPAMLWGGKVILSTGTKNLQDQLFLRDIPTVRKALNAPVSVALLKGRANYVCHYHVERTSQNGRLSSRQDAAWLRQINLFLKTTKTGDKAELASVPENAPVWSLVTSTRDNCLGSDCAYYKDCFVMRARKEAQQADVVVVNHHLFFADVMLKDTGMAELLPAANTIIFDEAHQLPETATLFFGETISTNQILELARDSVAEGLSHARDAVDWVAIAAPLERAARDLRLVFRQDGSRLSIKQIDNDAALAKPFYEVLPKLEQALSDFTGALEAQAERAETIEQCHRRAVALCEKLEAWADPKPPKAPKKEGDAAGADSESAAPVDERVRWVEVFANSVQLHLTPLSIAPIFSRQRAGQPRAWVFTSATLSVRGNFTHYAAQLGLDRDRSMTLDSPFDYAAQGLLYVPRDLPQPSDPRFTDAVLDATLPLIEAAGGKTFLLCTTLRAVNRAAERLSDEFAQRGWDFPLLVQGQASRTELLDRFRALGNAVLIGSQSFWEGVDVRGEALSLVVIDKLPFAPPDDPVLSARMEALEKKGLSPFAVHQLPHAVITLKQGAGRLIRSETDRGVLMICDPRLVEKNYGRQIWQSLPPFKRTREAETAAEFLRSLRPESSEDLPAGNTED from the coding sequence TTGACTTCGCTTTCCCCGCTGGCCGAGCCGTCGGCTGATTCCGACGCCGATACCAGCGACGCTTCGGCTCCCGCTGCCTCTGTCCCTGCCGATGCCCATCATGCCGAGCTGGCGACGCTGTTCGCCGACGAAGGCACGCTGGCCAAGGGTATCGATGGCTATCGGCCCCGCAGTGCCCAACTAACGATGGCGCAGGCCGTGGCCAACGCCATCGAGGCCGCCGATTCGATCATCGTCGAGGCTGGCACGGGCACCGGTAAAACCTACGCTTATCTGGTCCCGGCGATGCTCTGGGGCGGCAAGGTGATCCTGTCGACCGGGACGAAAAACCTGCAGGACCAGCTTTTCCTGCGCGACATCCCGACCGTGCGCAAGGCGCTGAATGCGCCGGTGTCGGTGGCGCTGCTCAAAGGGCGCGCCAACTACGTTTGCCATTACCACGTAGAGCGCACGTCGCAGAACGGGCGCCTTTCTTCGCGCCAGGACGCCGCGTGGCTGCGCCAGATCAATCTGTTCCTAAAGACCACGAAAACGGGCGACAAAGCTGAACTTGCGAGCGTGCCCGAGAACGCACCGGTGTGGAGTCTCGTCACGTCCACGCGCGACAATTGCCTGGGTTCGGACTGCGCGTATTACAAGGACTGCTTCGTCATGCGCGCCCGCAAGGAGGCGCAGCAGGCTGACGTGGTGGTGGTCAACCATCACCTGTTCTTCGCGGACGTGATGTTGAAGGACACCGGCATGGCTGAACTGCTGCCCGCCGCCAACACGATCATCTTCGACGAAGCCCACCAGTTGCCCGAAACCGCCACGTTGTTCTTTGGCGAGACGATCTCTACGAACCAGATTCTCGAGCTTGCGCGCGACAGCGTGGCCGAAGGTCTTTCGCACGCTCGCGATGCGGTGGATTGGGTCGCGATTGCGGCACCGCTTGAGCGTGCCGCGCGTGATCTGCGCTTGGTTTTCCGTCAGGACGGCTCACGCCTGTCGATCAAGCAGATCGACAATGATGCAGCGCTCGCCAAGCCCTTCTACGAGGTGTTGCCCAAGCTGGAGCAGGCGCTTTCCGACTTTACCGGCGCGCTGGAAGCCCAGGCCGAACGCGCCGAGACCATTGAGCAATGCCATCGCCGTGCAGTTGCGCTGTGTGAAAAGCTTGAAGCGTGGGCCGATCCCAAACCGCCCAAGGCGCCCAAGAAAGAAGGGGATGCTGCGGGCGCGGACAGTGAGAGTGCGGCCCCCGTTGACGAGCGGGTGCGCTGGGTCGAGGTGTTTGCCAATTCCGTGCAATTGCACCTGACGCCGCTGTCGATCGCGCCAATCTTTTCGCGCCAGCGTGCCGGTCAGCCGCGGGCGTGGGTCTTCACCTCGGCCACGCTTTCCGTGCGCGGCAACTTCACGCATTACGCTGCGCAATTGGGCCTGGATCGTGATCGCTCCATGACGCTCGACAGCCCGTTCGATTACGCAGCACAAGGCTTGCTGTATGTGCCGCGCGATCTGCCGCAGCCGAGCGATCCGCGCTTTACCGATGCGGTGCTCGACGCCACCTTGCCCCTCATTGAGGCGGCGGGCGGCAAGACGTTCCTGCTATGCACAACGCTGCGCGCAGTGAATCGCGCCGCCGAGCGGTTGTCAGATGAGTTCGCTCAACGCGGCTGGGATTTCCCGCTGCTCGTGCAGGGCCAGGCCAGCCGTACGGAATTGCTGGACCGTTTCCGCGCGCTCGGCAACGCCGTGCTGATCGGCAGCCAAAGCTTCTGGGAGGGCGTGGACGTACGCGGGGAGGCCCTATCGCTGGTCGTCATCGATAAATTGCCGTTTGCCCCGCCCGACGATCCGGTGCTGAGCGCCCGCATGGAAGCGCTGGAGAAAAAGGGGCTGAGCCCGTTTGCCGTCCACCAATTGCCGCACGCGGTGATCACGCTCAAGCAGGGTGCAGGGCGGTTGATTCGCTCCGAGACCGATCGCGGCGTGCTGATGATCTGCGACCCGCGGCTTGTTGAGAAGAACTACGGCCGCCAGATCTGGCAGAGCCTGCCGCCGTTCAAGCGTACGCGCGAGGCGGAGACGGCTGCCGAATTCCTGCGTTCGCTGCGGCCGGAGAGTTCGGAGGATCTGCCTGCCGGTAACACTGAAGACTGA
- a CDS encoding Tex family protein yields the protein MTDSVLQKIVSRIAIELAVRPQQVAAAVQLLDEGATVPFIARYRKEVTDNLDDTQLRNLEERLLYLRELEDRRAAILASIEEQGKLTDALRTAIEAAETKQVLEDLYLPYKPKRRTRAQIARECGLEPLAQALLADPTLDPQTEAAKFVNGNPTADGGVPDVKAALDGARDILSEQFGETAELLGKVRDHLWNQGQVSSTVVEGKETAEEEKFRDYYAYSEPIRNVPSHRALALFRGRNAGVLFVKLGLGEEQDAISPHPCEVMIARHVGIENKGRAADKWLSDVCRWCWRVKVQPHIETELLTQLRESAEAEAIKIFGRNLHDLLLAAPAGPKAVMGIDPGIRTGCKIAVVDHTGKLLETATIYPHEPRRDWNGSLATLARLAKQHGVALVSIGNGTASRETDKLVQDLMRNAPELKLTKIVVSEAGASVYSASELAAKEFPELDVSLRGAVSIARRLQDPLAELVKIDPKSIGVGQYQHDVNQRELARALDAIVEDCVNAVGVDVNTASAPLLARVSGLNSILAKNIVEYRDANGAFANRDALKKVPRLGDKTFEQAAGFLRINDGDNPLDRSSVHPEAYPVVKRILDSIKKGIGDVLGNREALRGLTARDFIDEKFGLPTVVDILSELEKPGRDPRPEFKTATFQDGVEDIKDLQPGMVLEGVVTNVAAFGAFIDIGVHQDGLVHVSALSTKFVRDPHEVVKPGQIVKVKVMEVDVKRNRIGLTMRLSDEPGQAPARAGGGDRPTSGGNRHGGQQRRAPEPSGAMAEAFAKLKR from the coding sequence ATGACTGATTCCGTGTTGCAGAAGATCGTCTCCCGCATCGCCATTGAACTGGCGGTCCGGCCGCAGCAGGTTGCCGCCGCCGTGCAACTGTTGGACGAAGGCGCCACCGTGCCCTTCATTGCACGTTACCGAAAGGAAGTGACGGACAACCTGGACGACACGCAACTGCGCAACCTGGAAGAGCGCCTGCTGTACCTGCGCGAACTGGAAGACCGCCGCGCGGCCATCCTGGCTTCCATTGAAGAGCAAGGCAAGCTGACCGATGCCCTGCGCACCGCCATCGAGGCGGCCGAAACCAAGCAGGTGCTGGAAGATCTCTACCTGCCCTACAAGCCCAAGCGCCGCACGCGCGCCCAGATCGCCCGCGAATGCGGCCTGGAGCCGCTGGCCCAGGCCCTGCTGGCCGACCCGACGCTCGATCCTCAAACGGAAGCCGCCAAGTTCGTCAACGGCAACCCGACTGCCGATGGTGGCGTGCCGGACGTGAAGGCAGCGCTGGACGGCGCGCGCGACATCCTCTCCGAGCAATTTGGCGAGACGGCGGAGCTGCTTGGCAAGGTGCGCGACCACCTTTGGAATCAGGGGCAGGTCTCGTCGACCGTGGTGGAAGGCAAGGAAACCGCCGAAGAAGAAAAATTCCGCGATTACTACGCATACAGTGAGCCGATCCGGAACGTGCCGTCACACCGCGCGCTGGCGCTGTTCCGTGGCCGCAACGCGGGCGTGCTGTTCGTGAAGCTCGGTTTGGGCGAAGAACAGGACGCAATCAGCCCCCACCCGTGTGAAGTCATGATCGCGCGCCACGTCGGCATCGAAAACAAGGGCCGCGCGGCTGACAAGTGGCTGTCGGATGTATGCCGCTGGTGCTGGCGCGTAAAGGTCCAGCCGCATATCGAAACCGAGTTGCTCACGCAGCTGCGCGAATCCGCCGAGGCCGAAGCCATCAAGATCTTCGGTCGCAATCTGCACGACCTGCTGCTGGCGGCGCCGGCTGGCCCCAAGGCGGTGATGGGTATCGACCCAGGCATCCGCACGGGCTGCAAGATCGCCGTGGTCGACCACACCGGCAAGCTGCTGGAAACGGCCACGATCTACCCGCACGAGCCGCGTCGAGACTGGAACGGCTCGCTGGCCACGCTCGCGCGCCTGGCGAAACAGCACGGCGTGGCACTGGTTTCCATCGGCAACGGCACAGCCAGCCGCGAGACAGACAAGCTGGTGCAAGACCTGATGCGTAACGCGCCGGAACTGAAGCTGACCAAGATCGTGGTGAGCGAGGCCGGCGCGTCGGTGTATTCGGCGTCGGAGCTGGCGGCCAAGGAATTCCCGGAGCTGGACGTGTCGCTGCGTGGCGCGGTTTCGATCGCACGACGCCTGCAAGACCCGCTGGCTGAACTCGTGAAGATCGACCCGAAGTCGATCGGCGTTGGCCAGTATCAGCACGACGTCAACCAGCGCGAGCTGGCCCGCGCGCTGGACGCCATCGTCGAGGATTGCGTGAACGCAGTCGGCGTGGATGTGAACACGGCCTCTGCCCCGCTGCTGGCGCGTGTGTCGGGGCTGAATTCGATCCTCGCCAAGAACATCGTCGAGTACCGCGATGCCAACGGCGCGTTCGCCAACCGCGACGCGCTCAAGAAAGTGCCGCGCCTGGGCGACAAGACTTTCGAGCAGGCCGCCGGCTTCCTGCGCATCAATGACGGCGACAATCCGCTCGATCGCTCGTCGGTGCACCCGGAAGCGTATCCGGTGGTCAAGCGCATCCTGGACAGCATCAAGAAGGGCATCGGCGACGTGCTCGGCAACCGCGAGGCGCTGCGCGGCCTGACCGCTCGCGACTTCATCGACGAGAAGTTCGGCCTGCCGACCGTGGTCGACATTCTTTCTGAACTGGAAAAGCCCGGCCGCGACCCGCGCCCAGAGTTCAAGACGGCGACATTCCAGGACGGCGTGGAAGACATCAAGGACCTGCAGCCCGGCATGGTGCTCGAAGGCGTAGTGACAAACGTGGCGGCGTTTGGCGCGTTCATCGACATCGGCGTGCATCAGGATGGTCTGGTACACGTGTCGGCGCTGTCGACCAAATTCGTTCGCGACCCGCACGAGGTGGTCAAGCCCGGCCAGATTGTCAAGGTCAAGGTGATGGAAGTGGACGTGAAGCGCAACCGCATTGGCCTGACGATGCGCCTGTCCGACGAGCCCGGCCAGGCGCCTGCGCGTGCCGGCGGTGGTGATCGCCCGACCAGTGGCGGCAATCGCCACGGCGGCCAGCAACGTCGCGCGCCGGAACCATCCGGCGCCATGGCGGAAGCGTTCGCCAAGCTCAAGCGTTAA
- a CDS encoding outer membrane protein assembly factor BamD encodes MSVTSVMQARIGNRIGSRIGSRIRAQIGAVLVAGVACLAISACGILPEQQDETAGWSANKLYSEAKDSLDGGDYAKAVKYYEKLESRYPFGPYAQQAQIETAYANYKDGETAAALAAVDRFIQLHPNHPSVDYAYYLKGLINFNDNLGWLGRFSNQDLSERDPKAARAAYDAFKTLITRFPNSKYTPDATQRMQYIVNAMAEHEVGAARYYYRRGAYLAAVNRAQDAIKDYDRAPAVEEALYIMMKSYEALGMKDMRDDTERIIKQNYPKSDFLAYGQRKKDKPWYQWW; translated from the coding sequence ATGTCGGTCACGAGCGTAATGCAGGCGCGTATTGGTAATCGAATCGGCAGCCGAATCGGCAGTCGGATCCGCGCACAAATCGGAGCAGTGTTGGTGGCAGGCGTTGCATGCTTGGCTATCTCGGCCTGCGGCATCCTGCCGGAACAGCAAGACGAAACTGCCGGCTGGTCAGCCAACAAATTATATTCGGAAGCGAAGGACTCGCTCGACGGCGGCGACTACGCCAAGGCGGTCAAGTACTACGAAAAGCTCGAAAGCCGCTATCCATTCGGCCCGTACGCCCAACAAGCCCAGATCGAAACCGCCTACGCCAACTACAAGGATGGCGAGACGGCTGCCGCGCTGGCCGCGGTGGATCGCTTCATCCAGTTGCACCCAAATCATCCCAGCGTCGATTACGCCTATTACCTCAAGGGCCTGATCAACTTCAACGACAACCTGGGCTGGCTCGGCCGCTTCTCGAACCAGGACTTGAGCGAGCGCGACCCGAAGGCCGCGCGCGCTGCCTATGACGCGTTCAAGACGCTGATCACGCGTTTCCCGAACAGCAAGTACACGCCGGACGCCACGCAACGCATGCAGTACATCGTGAACGCGATGGCCGAGCATGAAGTGGGCGCCGCGCGCTATTACTATCGCCGTGGCGCTTACCTGGCCGCTGTGAACCGCGCGCAAGACGCCATCAAGGATTACGACCGCGCCCCCGCTGTGGAAGAAGCGCTGTACATCATGATGAAGTCGTACGAGGCGCTGGGCATGAAAGACATGCGCGACGACACCGAGCGCATCATCAAGCAGAACTACCCGAAGAGCGACTTCCTCGCCTACGGCCAGCGCAAGAAAGACAAGCCCTGGTACCAGTGGTGGTAA
- the phaC gene encoding class I poly(R)-hydroxyalkanoic acid synthase, whose amino-acid sequence MASRQSTSSKASSAHTQAPWQGLSDPTQWAEQFKQWQAFAGTFARPGAAAPGLGQFNGAGMGEGPAPFALIPHERLAEIQQKYLEEWLQIWRHMSTGESAEAVAPSDRRFSNDAWRKSPLYGYAAAFYVLNARTLMEMADAVQADAKTRERVRFAVSQWTAAMSPSNFLATNPEAQKHLIESRGESLRTGILNMLQDMERGKISQTDETAFEIGRNVANSEGAVVFENDYFQLIQYKPLTAKVHARPLLLVPPCINKFYILDLQPANSLVRYAVEQGNTVFLVSWRNPDASMASRTWDDYIEGGAIEAIRVAREISAQDQINVLGFCVGGTILSTALAVLAERGEHPAASLTLLTTLLDFTDTGILDVFVDQAQVEMREKTIGSNAPTGPGLLRGVELANTFSFLRPNDLVWNYVVENYLKGKTPAPFDLLYWNGDSTNLPGPWYCWYLRHTYLQNDLKTPGKLKVNGTPVDLGKIDVPVYIYGSREDHIVPWKSAYGSVPLLKGKRRFVLGASGHIAGVINPPAANKRSHWINAKLPDTADAWFEGAKEHPGSWWPDWSTWLASHAGAQKAAPKSYGNADYPAIEPAPGRYVKQKA is encoded by the coding sequence ATGGCATCGCGTCAATCGACATCATCCAAAGCATCTAGCGCCCACACTCAAGCTCCCTGGCAGGGCTTGTCGGACCCTACGCAGTGGGCAGAGCAGTTCAAGCAATGGCAAGCCTTTGCGGGCACCTTTGCGCGACCCGGTGCGGCGGCGCCTGGTCTTGGCCAGTTCAACGGCGCAGGGATGGGCGAAGGCCCGGCTCCTTTCGCGCTGATCCCGCACGAGCGCCTGGCCGAAATCCAACAGAAATATCTCGAAGAGTGGCTCCAGATCTGGCGCCACATGAGCACCGGCGAAAGCGCCGAGGCCGTGGCGCCGTCTGATCGCCGTTTCTCGAACGACGCCTGGCGCAAGAGCCCGCTCTACGGCTACGCCGCTGCGTTCTACGTGCTCAACGCCCGCACGCTGATGGAAATGGCGGACGCCGTGCAAGCGGACGCCAAGACCCGCGAGCGCGTGCGTTTTGCCGTATCGCAATGGACGGCCGCCATGTCGCCGTCCAACTTCCTTGCGACCAACCCAGAGGCACAGAAGCATCTGATTGAATCGCGTGGCGAATCCCTGCGCACCGGCATCCTGAACATGCTGCAGGACATGGAGCGCGGCAAGATCTCGCAGACGGACGAGACGGCATTCGAGATCGGCCGCAATGTCGCCAACAGCGAAGGCGCCGTCGTCTTCGAGAACGACTATTTCCAGCTCATCCAGTACAAGCCGCTGACGGCCAAGGTGCATGCGCGCCCGCTGCTGCTGGTGCCGCCGTGCATCAACAAGTTCTACATCCTGGATCTCCAGCCGGCCAATTCCCTCGTGCGCTATGCGGTGGAGCAGGGCAATACCGTGTTTCTGGTGTCCTGGCGCAATCCGGACGCGAGCATGGCCTCCCGCACGTGGGACGACTACATCGAAGGCGGCGCGATCGAGGCCATTCGTGTCGCACGCGAGATTTCTGCGCAGGACCAGATCAACGTGCTGGGCTTCTGCGTGGGCGGAACGATCCTTTCCACTGCCTTGGCGGTACTGGCGGAGCGCGGCGAGCATCCGGCCGCAAGCCTGACGCTGCTGACCACGTTGCTCGACTTTACGGACACCGGCATTCTCGACGTGTTCGTCGATCAAGCCCAGGTAGAAATGCGGGAGAAGACCATCGGCAGCAATGCGCCGACCGGCCCGGGGCTGCTGCGTGGCGTGGAGCTGGCAAATACGTTCTCGTTTCTTCGACCGAACGACCTGGTCTGGAACTACGTTGTCGAGAATTATTTGAAGGGCAAGACGCCCGCCCCGTTCGACCTGCTGTATTGGAATGGCGACTCGACCAATCTTCCAGGCCCGTGGTACTGCTGGTACCTGCGCCATACGTATCTGCAGAACGACCTCAAAACGCCGGGCAAGCTGAAGGTGAACGGGACGCCGGTGGATCTGGGCAAGATCGACGTGCCGGTCTACATCTACGGCTCGCGTGAAGACCACATCGTCCCGTGGAAGTCCGCTTATGGCTCGGTGCCGCTGCTCAAGGGCAAGCGGCGTTTCGTGCTTGGTGCCTCGGGACATATCGCAGGCGTGATCAACCCGCCCGCGGCCAATAAGCGTTCGCACTGGATCAATGCCAAGTTGCCCGATACGGCTGATGCGTGGTTCGAGGGTGCCAAGGAGCATCCGGGCAGCTGGTGGCCGGATTGGTCTACCTGGCTGGCATCGCACGCAGGCGCGCAGAAGGCTGCACCCAAGAGCTACGGCAATGCGGACTACCCGGCCATCGAGCCGGCGCCTGGCCGCTACGTCAAACAGAAAGCGTAA
- a CDS encoding RluA family pseudouridine synthase, whose translation MKNRIKHYSPSPVSDDAAADVSLTVQETEDALDDEALDLPTAGAAQAAEPIIVEIPEAMHGERLDKALAKLLPDYSRSRLQQWIDAGAVRLHGEVVRPRAAISGGDRIEVVPQRAADENAFVAEPIDLDVVYEDDTLLVINKPAGLVVHPAAGNWSGTVLNGLLHRYPDAAELPRAGIVHRLDKDTSGLMVVARTLPAQTDLVRQLQARTVKRTYLALVWGETPEEATIDAPIGRDPRDRTRMAIIETASGKPARTHFKTLDVVDLGRAQVSLVRCQLETGRTHQIRVHFESEGHPLLGDPVYTRNFRRGQPQTIKAPLPVPFTRQALHAVRLGLVHPASGKSVHWEAGVPDDFAALLEALDLNPDADIN comes from the coding sequence ATGAAAAATCGCATCAAGCATTATAGCCCAAGCCCTGTGTCAGACGACGCAGCAGCTGACGTTTCCCTCACTGTGCAGGAGACGGAAGACGCCCTCGATGATGAGGCGCTCGATTTGCCTACGGCCGGTGCGGCCCAGGCCGCCGAGCCGATCATCGTGGAGATCCCTGAAGCCATGCATGGCGAACGCCTGGACAAGGCGCTTGCCAAGCTGCTGCCCGACTATTCGCGCAGCCGTCTCCAGCAATGGATTGATGCCGGGGCGGTGCGCCTGCATGGTGAGGTGGTGCGCCCGCGCGCAGCCATCTCCGGCGGTGACCGCATCGAAGTCGTCCCGCAACGCGCGGCCGACGAAAACGCCTTCGTTGCCGAGCCTATCGATCTGGATGTGGTGTACGAAGACGACACGCTGCTCGTCATCAACAAGCCGGCCGGGCTGGTGGTGCATCCCGCTGCTGGCAACTGGAGCGGCACGGTGCTCAACGGCCTGTTGCACCGCTATCCCGACGCCGCGGAGTTGCCGCGTGCCGGCATCGTCCACCGCCTCGACAAGGACACGTCCGGCCTGATGGTGGTCGCCCGTACGCTGCCAGCGCAAACCGATCTCGTGCGCCAACTGCAGGCACGTACCGTCAAGCGTACTTATCTCGCGCTCGTGTGGGGCGAAACGCCGGAAGAGGCCACCATTGACGCCCCGATCGGCCGTGACCCGCGTGACCGCACGCGCATGGCCATCATCGAGACGGCCAGCGGCAAGCCGGCGCGCACGCATTTCAAGACGCTGGACGTTGTAGACCTCGGCCGAGCGCAGGTATCGCTGGTGCGCTGTCAGCTCGAGACTGGCCGTACACACCAGATCCGTGTGCATTTTGAATCGGAGGGGCATCCGCTGCTTGGTGATCCGGTGTACACGCGCAATTTCCGTCGTGGCCAGCCACAGACGATCAAGGCGCCGCTGCCGGTGCCCTTTACGCGGCAGGCGCTGCACGCGGTGCGCCTGGGGCTCGTGCATCCCGCCTCGGGCAAATCGGTGCATTGGGAGGCAGGTGTACCCGACGATTTCGCCGCTCTGCTGGAAGCCCTCGACCTGAATCCCGATGCCGACATCAACTGA
- a CDS encoding DUF465 domain-containing protein produces MDSDLNTISRRIIELQIEHRDLDFLIDRLAATVGHDELQLRRLKKRRLKLKDTITLLQLQVEPDVPA; encoded by the coding sequence ATGGACAGCGATCTGAATACGATCTCGCGTCGCATCATTGAATTGCAGATCGAGCACCGCGATCTCGATTTCCTGATCGACCGGCTGGCAGCGACCGTCGGTCACGACGAATTGCAGTTGCGCCGCCTCAAGAAGCGCCGTCTGAAACTCAAGGACACCATCACCCTGCTACAGTTGCAGGTTGAGCCGGACGTGCCGGCTTAA
- the pgeF gene encoding peptidoglycan editing factor PgeF, which translates to MPTSTDWIVPDWPAHPRVKALATTRLGGVSTGPYGLAGGLPGGLNLGQHVGDAPEAVEQNRRILRAALPAEPTWMEQVHGTGVADLDQLVGTSAAVVADAAVASWRDRVCVVMTADCLPVLLSDARGVTVGAAHAGWRGLCGGVIERTLDAMTQRLRASGQEADPTWLAWLGPAIGPTCFEVGAEVRQAFIEAAQPGELPATQAAFVEGASADKFFADLYALARLRLARVGCTDVYGGGLCTMTDAERFYSYRRERTTGRMASLIWRAE; encoded by the coding sequence ATGCCGACATCAACTGACTGGATCGTTCCCGACTGGCCCGCGCATCCGCGTGTCAAAGCGCTTGCCACGACTCGCCTGGGTGGTGTCAGCACGGGGCCTTACGGATTGGCCGGTGGTTTGCCCGGTGGGCTGAACCTTGGTCAGCACGTCGGTGATGCGCCGGAAGCCGTTGAACAGAACCGCCGCATCCTGCGTGCAGCGCTGCCGGCTGAGCCGACGTGGATGGAACAGGTGCATGGCACCGGTGTCGCTGATCTTGATCAACTTGTCGGTACGTCGGCGGCTGTAGTGGCCGATGCTGCGGTTGCTTCCTGGCGGGATCGGGTCTGCGTGGTCATGACGGCAGATTGCCTGCCTGTCTTGCTGAGTGACGCTCGAGGCGTCACGGTGGGTGCTGCGCATGCGGGCTGGCGTGGACTATGCGGCGGCGTGATCGAGCGCACGCTGGATGCGATGACGCAACGATTGCGCGCCAGCGGCCAGGAAGCCGATCCAACGTGGTTGGCATGGCTGGGGCCGGCCATCGGGCCGACATGCTTTGAAGTGGGTGCCGAGGTGCGCCAGGCCTTTATCGAGGCGGCCCAGCCCGGCGAATTACCGGCCACCCAGGCGGCCTTCGTGGAAGGCGCATCCGCCGACAAGTTCTTCGCTGACCTGTATGCGCTGGCCCGGCTGCGGCTGGCACGCGTCGGCTGTACTGACGTGTACGGCGGCGGCCTGTGCACGATGACAGACGCCGAGCGCTTCTATTCGTACCGCCGGGAGCGCACCACGGGCCGCATGGCCTCGCTGATCTGGCGCGCAGAGTGA